Below is a window of Halobaculum lipolyticum DNA.
ACGCCGCGGGCATCGAGCCGCCCGCGATCACCGTGATCGGCGACGTCGCCGGCGGCCGCGAGCGCGTCGTCGAGTTCCTTCGCGGCCGGGGCGACGCCGACGCGACCGCCGCCGTCGACGCAGGCGGCGACCGAGTCGGCGACGGGGGTGCCCAGTAGATGGCCGGGCGCCCGCGCGTGGCGGTGTTCCGCCCGGACGACGAGCGGCTGACCGACGCCGTCGAGACGCTCGACGAGTTGGGCGTCGAGGCGGTCGCCGACCCGATGTTGGCGGTGGAGCCGACCGGTTCGGTGCCGGAACCGGGCGACTGGATCGTGTTCACGTCGAAGACCGGGGTGGAGTTGGCCGCCGCCGAAGGCTGGTCGCCCGCGGCCGCCCGGCCGGGCGACGCGGGGAACCGGCCCGCGCTCGCGTGCATCGGTCCCTCGACGGCCGACGCCGCCGACGCCGTCGGCTGGACGGTCGACCTGATCCCCGACGAGTACTCCTCGACCGGGCTGGTCGCGGCGCTGCGCGCGGTCGGCGTCGACGGCGCTCGGGTCGAGGTCGCGCGCTCGGACCACGGCAGCCCGGTCCTGTTGGATGGGCTGCGCGACGCCGGCGCCCGCGTCCACGAGACCGTGCTGTACGAGTTAGTCCGGCCGGCGGGGAGCGGCGACGCCGCGGACGCGGCCGCCGCCGGCGACCTCGACGGCGCCTGTTTCACCTCGTCGCTGACGGTCGACCACTTCCTCGACGCCGCCGCCGAGCGCGGCGTCCGCGAGGAGGCGCTCGCCGGGCTGAACGACGCCGTCGTCGGCTGTATCGGCCACCCCACCCGGGAGACGGCCGAGGGACACGGCGTCGCCGTCGACGTGGTGCCCGCGGAGGCGACGTTCCGGACGCTCGCGGAGTCCGTCGTCGCCGAACTGGACGCCTGATCCGGAGCGGCGCCTCGCGACGGACGGACACGACCGGCCGGCGCGTCGCCGCCGGAGCGGCGGCGCCCGGGCGGCGAGCGCGTGCGAGCGAATTCGACCGATCCGACGGGAATCCGTGTTTATATATCCAAAACCCGACACTATGTTCGTCAAGATCCCGTGCAACACTTGCCACGCGTGCGACTGAGTTACAACCTTATATGGCCTATATCCACTCGAAGATTCGACGGTCATCCGAATATGCACGATATAATGGTTGAACGTCAACTCAAGGGTTTATGTAGTTCCAAATCGGCCTGACTCGCGTGCAGATCTGCGATAACGACACGGAATTCGCGGTATCGATGAACGAACGCGGACCGATCGGGGTGGGCGCGTGAGCCTCCTCCAGGTCGACCCGGCGGTGCTGGCGGAAGGGGTGAACATGATGTGGGTGCTCGTGGTCACCTTCCTCATCTTCTTCATGCACGCCGGCTTCGCGATGCTGGAGGCCGGGCAGGTGCGCTCGAAGAACGTCGCCAACCAGCTGACGAAGAACCTCCTCACGTGGAGCGTCGGCGTGGTCGCCTTCTTCCTCGTGGGTGCGGGCGTGTCCTCGTTGACCGGCGGGTTCACCGGCGGCGGCGGGGTAGCCATCGCCGAGGCGTTCGGCGTGTTGACGACCGATAGTTCCGCCGACTGGGTCGGCTGGCTGTTCGGCGCCGTCTTCGCGATGACGGCGGCGACCATCGTCTCCGGCGCCGTCGCCGGGCGGATGAAGCTCCGCGCGTACGTGAGCTACACCGTCCTGCTGGCGGCGGTCATCTACCCGGTCGTCACCGGCCTGACGTGGGGCGGCGGCTTCCTGGCGTCGCTCGGCTTCTCCGACTTCGCGGGCGGGATGATCGTCCACGGGATGGGCGGCATCGCCGGCCTGACGGCGGCGTACGTCGTCGGCCCGCGCCTCGGCCGCTACAACGACGACGGCTCGGTCAACGTCATCCCGGGCCACTCGATGACGTTCGCCGTGCTGGGGACGCTCATCCTGGCGTTCGGCTGGTACGGCTTCAACGTCGGCACCGCCGCCTCGGTGTTCGCCGTCGACAACGGCGAACTCACCCTCGGCGCGTTCTCCTACGTCGGCCGCGTCGCGCTGACGACGACGCTCGGTATGGCCGCCGGCGCCATCGGCGCGGGCGCGCTGTCGCTGTACAAGACCGGGAAGGTCGACACGCTGTACGTCGCGAACGGGCTGCTGGCCGGTCTCGTCGGTGTGACGTCCAACACCGACGCGATCATCTGGCCCGGCGCGCTGGTCATCGGCCTGCTCGCCGGCGCCCAGCTGCCCATCGTCTTCGAGTTCGTCGAGAAGCGCCTGAAGATCGACGACGTCTGCGCCGTCTTCCCGGTCCACGGGAGCGCCGGCGTGCTCGGCGCGGTGCTGCTGCCGTTCTTCGCGGTCGACGGCTTCACCGTCGGCGCGCTCGTCGCGCAGGTCGTCGGTGTCGTCGTCATCGCCGCGTGGACCATCGCCGCGACCGCCGTCGTCTTCGGCGTCATCAAGGCCATGGGCGAGATCCGCGTCACCCGCGACCACGAGCTGGAGGGCCTCGACTCCTCCGAGCACGGCGTCGACACCTACCCCGAGTTCGGTCGCCCCGACACCGCCGCCGACGGCGGCTTCGTCGAGGACGAGAACGGTATCGTCCGCGCGGACGGCGGCGAAGCGAACGACGGCGGCATCAAGATGGTGACCGCGTTCATCCGCCCGGACAAGCTGTCGGCGGTCAAGACCGGGCTGGCGGAGATCGGCGCGCCCTCGCTGACCGTGACGAACGTCTCCGGCCGCGGCAGCCAGCCCGCGAAGAAGGGCCAGTGGCGCGGCGAGGAGTACACGGTCGACCTCCACCAGAAGGTGAAGATCGAGTGTGTCGTCGCGGACATCCCCGCGGGCGACGTCGCCGAGGCGATCAGCGAGGCCGCCCAGACCGGCGAGAAGGGCGACGGCAAGGTGTTCATCATGCCCGTCGAACAGGCGTACCAGATCCGGACGGGCGAGACGGGGCGTCCCGCCGTCTGAGGCGCACCCCTCGCTCGACCGTCTCGACTCGCGACCGACTTCCGACCGACCGCCGGACGCCCGCCCCGCGGACGGCGCGGACGCGGCCGACGGGGGCACGCGCAGGAGGGCCCCACTGGTACTGGTGTTCACCTCCGCGCGACCGCCACCGTGCCACGTTCCGTGTCACCGCCCCCGCGGCCGCCGTAGCCGCCTGCCGGGTGACGCGTCCGGCCACACCACAGCCGCGACGGGTCCGCCAGCCCGTCGCGACACGTCACCCGTCTTCTCCACGACGCTCGGTTCGAGAGCGACGCCTCCGGACGCGAGTCCCGTCGCACGGGCGTCCGGGTCGCCCCGACCCAGTAACGACTTTCCGGGTCACCCTCGAAGGCCCGCGCATGAACCACGACCGTTCGCGCGAACTGTACGACCGCGCCCTCTCGGTGCTGGCCGGCGGGGTCAACTCCTCGGTGCGCGCGACGCGCCCGTACCCGTTCGTGATCGAGCGCGGCGACGGCGCGCACGTGATCGACGCCGACGGCAACCGCTACCTCGACTACGTGATGGGGTACGGACCCCTCCTGTACGGCCACGACGCGCCCGACGCCGTCCAGTCGGCCGTCCAGCGCCACACCAGCCAGGGACCGATGTACGGCGGTCCCACCGAGATCGAGGTCGAACACGCCGAGTTCGTCGCCCGGCACGTCCCCTCGGTGGAGATGCTCCGCTTCGTCAACTCCGGCACCGAGGCGACCGTGTCGGCGGTGCGGCTCGCTCGGGCGTACACCGGGCGCGACAAGATCGTTATCATGCAGGGCGGCTACCACGGCGCCCAGGAGTCCACCCTCGTCGAGGCGGGCGACGACCCGTACCACACGCACCCGTCCTCTCCCGGCATCCCCGACTCCTTCGCCGAGCACACCATCGCGGTGCCGTTCAACGACGAGGCCGCCGTCGAGGCGGTGTTCGAGGAACACGGCGACGACATCGCGGCGGTGATGACCGAACCGATCCTCGCGAACTACGGCATCGTGCAGCCGGTCGACGGCTACCACGAGACGCTCCGAGACCTGTGTGACGCCAACGGCTCGCTGCTGATCTTCGACGAGGTGATCACCGGCTTCCGCGTCGGCGGTCTCCAGTGCGCGCAGGGGAAGTTCGGGATCACGCCGGACCTCACGACCTTCGGGAAGATCATCGGCGGCGGCTTCCCCGTCGGCGCGGTCGGCGGGAAAGCGGAGATCGTCGAGCACTACACGCCCGCCGGCGACGTGTTCCAGTCGGGCACGTTCTCGGGCCACCCGGTGACGATGGCCGCCGGCCACGAGTACCTGACGTACGCAGCCGAGAACGACGTGTACGACCACGTGAACCGGCTCGGCGACCGACTGCGCTCGGGCATCCAGGACATCTGCGAGGACCAGGCCCCCGAGTACACCGTCGTCGGCACCGACTCGATGTTCAAGACCGTGTTCACGCGCGAGGCGCCCGAGACGTTCGAGGGCCACTGCGAGGGCGGCTGCCGCCAGCGCGAGTCGTGCCCGCGTTTCGACCTGTGCCCGAAGACCGGCGCCGACACGGCGAGCGCCGCGACCGAACGCTGGGAGCGCGTGTTCTGGCAGGAGATGAAAGAGCGCGGGATCTGGCTCACCGCCAACCAGTTCGAGTCGCAGTTCGTCTCCTACGCCCACACCGACGCGGACGTCGAGGAGACGCTGGAGGCGTACAAGGAGGCGCTGTAGGGCGGCGTCGTTCCGCCGGAGCTACTCCCCGGATCCGGGGTCCCCGCGCTCGGCGATCCGCGTCTCGTACTTCTCGATGGCCGCCGTCAACGCCTCGTCGGCGTCGACGTCCAGCGAGTTGCACAGCGACAGCAACGAGAACAGCGCGTCGCCGAGTTCGTCGGTCTTCACGGCCAACTCCTCGGGGTGTTCGCCGTAGGTGGTCGACTTCGCGGCGTCGCCGGCGATCTCGCCGACCTCGCTCGCCAGATCGAGCGCCTGGTACGCCGGACGGCCCTCGAAGCCGTGGCGGTCGAAGAAGTCGGCGACGCGGTGTTGGGCGTCCATGCGGTCGCCGAGTCGGCGGCGCGGCAAAACGTTCCCGGCCCCGGCGTCGCCGTCGCCACGGGCTGGCCCGGCCCCGCTACCCGCGGAGTCTCCCGAGCAGTCGGGAGAGGATGCCGCGGTGGCCCTTCCGCTCGGGCACGTCGTCCCACAGGGCGAACGCCGAGACGACGTCCGCCTCGCGGCTGGCGACCGCCCGCTCCTCGCCGGGCGCGACGACGCCGAGACCGATCTCGTAGTGCCCGTAGTAGCCGTACTTCAGCAGTTCGCGCTCGCGGAAGTCCACGACGAACTCCCGCACGTCGTCGGGGACCTCCTCGGCGACGAGGACGAACGAGAGGTCGGTGCCGTAGTGCTCCTCGTCGCCCTCGACCCACTCGTCGGCCAGGTCGTGGCCCAACTCGACGAGGCGCTCCAGTTCGCCGACGCTCGCGCGGTCGACGCGCCGGGCGAACAGGTGTTCGTCGCTGTGGTGGTTCGCGTAGTCGAGCGACGGGTGGAAGAACTCCTTCTGGGAGTCGATGCGCATGCTCGCGTACAGGTCGAACGACTCCCCCCGGAACCGGGCGTCCCGTTCCAGATCGTAGTTGAACATGAGCCGGTCGCTGACGCGGTCGAGGTACTCGTCGTCCCAGACGGGGACGTCCTCGTAGGCCGCGCCGTCGACGATCCGGCCCCGCTCGTCGGTCCGGAACGCCGCGCCGTCGTCGTCGCCGTCGCTCGCGGCGGTCGCCGGATCCGTCCCGCCGCCGACCCGGGTCGACGAGTCGTCCTGCCCGCCCTCGTCCGCCATCTACTCCTCCGGGTCGTACGCGTGGGCGTCGCCGGACACCGCGGGCGCGCCCAGCGCGAGCGTCGTCACCGGCCCGTCGGCGTCCTCGGGGTTGTGGGCCAACTGCGGGCTGCCGGGCGTCACGGCGAACAGCGACCCCTCCGGCACCTCGAACGTCTCCTCGGGCGTCTCGACGTGGAGCGTCCCCTCGACGACGTAGAACAGTTCCTCCTGTTCCTCGTGGTAGTGGTACGCCAGCGGCAGTTCCTCGCCCGGCTCCGCCCGGAACCAGTTGGCCGCGAGCTTCTCGAAGCCCGCGACCTCGGCGATGCGCCGCAGTTCACAGGGCCGATCGGGCACTTCGTCCAGATCGTCGGGGTTCACGACGTGGTATCCCATACCTCGCGGGATGCCCACCGGCGTGAAAAGCGCGTCGTCCGCGGGGGACGGGCGAACGGACCCGACTGGAGGGACGGGCATCCGTCGCGCCGGTCACGGGGTTTATCATCGTCGTCCACCTACGTCGAGGCAGTACCATGGGACTCGGCGAACGCGAGGCGTGCGGGCGCTGTTCGATGACGACCGTCGTCGACGCGACCGACGACGGCGAGCGCGACCCGTACGGCGACGACCGGATCGAACTCGCGGACGACGACCTCCGCAGGGTGTCGCCGAGCGCGTGGCTCGGCGGCGCCGTCTCCCGGCTCGACGACCTCGCGACCCGGCTCACCTACGGCGACAAGTGACGTCGGTCGACCGAACGCGTCGCCGCCGGGACGGCGGGCCGTCGGACGGACGCGCGACGCCGGCAGAGACGTTTATCAGGCTCCGGGGCGTAGCCGGGCGCTAATCGCATGGAAGAGAGCATCTCCGGATTCAAGACGCGTGGTGGCTGGGGCGACGCCGTCGAGCACGGCGAGCGCATCACGCGCGCCCTCCACGACAACGGCGTCCGGGAGGCGTACCGGGAGCCGTTCGAGGCGTGGGACGAGTGGCGACCCAAGGCGCACGAGCGTCTCGGCGAGGACGTGGACGCGAAGACGGCCGAGCAGGCCAGCGTCGCCGAAGGGAAAGGGGAGAAGGAAGGGAAGAGCCCCGAGGACGACCTCCAGACCGCCGGGGAGAAGCTCTCGGAGTCGTACGAGCGCGTCGAGAACGGCGACAGCGACGGCGCGCTCGACTCCTGGAAGGACTCCATCGACCACGTCGCGCGCGCGGCCGACTCCGCCGGGCGCAAGGCCGTCCGGAAGTTCGAGCACACCGTCTACCGGAAGGTGATGACGCAGATGGCGCCGTACTACTTCGACAACGAGCTGGTGTCGGCGAACATCCAGAAGTCCACGCGCGGCGAGCAGGGACCGGAGTTCGTGTTCGAGGTGAACGTGAACGACGACGAGCTCAAGGAGGCGGTGTCCCGTCGGCTCGCTGACTACGAGGACGAGGTCGACCGCTGGCACGTCGACACCCCGAAGGACGTCGAGGTCGCCGAGACCGTCGAGGGCGCCGAGCCG
It encodes the following:
- a CDS encoding uroporphyrinogen-III synthase, whose protein sequence is MAGRPRVAVFRPDDERLTDAVETLDELGVEAVADPMLAVEPTGSVPEPGDWIVFTSKTGVELAAAEGWSPAAARPGDAGNRPALACIGPSTADAADAVGWTVDLIPDEYSSTGLVAALRAVGVDGARVEVARSDHGSPVLLDGLRDAGARVHETVLYELVRPAGSGDAADAAAAGDLDGACFTSSLTVDHFLDAAAERGVREEALAGLNDAVVGCIGHPTRETAEGHGVAVDVVPAEATFRTLAESVVAELDA
- a CDS encoding ammonium transporter — translated: MMWVLVVTFLIFFMHAGFAMLEAGQVRSKNVANQLTKNLLTWSVGVVAFFLVGAGVSSLTGGFTGGGGVAIAEAFGVLTTDSSADWVGWLFGAVFAMTAATIVSGAVAGRMKLRAYVSYTVLLAAVIYPVVTGLTWGGGFLASLGFSDFAGGMIVHGMGGIAGLTAAYVVGPRLGRYNDDGSVNVIPGHSMTFAVLGTLILAFGWYGFNVGTAASVFAVDNGELTLGAFSYVGRVALTTTLGMAAGAIGAGALSLYKTGKVDTLYVANGLLAGLVGVTSNTDAIIWPGALVIGLLAGAQLPIVFEFVEKRLKIDDVCAVFPVHGSAGVLGAVLLPFFAVDGFTVGALVAQVVGVVVIAAWTIAATAVVFGVIKAMGEIRVTRDHELEGLDSSEHGVDTYPEFGRPDTAADGGFVEDENGIVRADGGEANDGGIKMVTAFIRPDKLSAVKTGLAEIGAPSLTVTNVSGRGSQPAKKGQWRGEEYTVDLHQKVKIECVVADIPAGDVAEAISEAAQTGEKGDGKVFIMPVEQAYQIRTGETGRPAV
- the hemL gene encoding glutamate-1-semialdehyde 2,1-aminomutase, whose translation is MNHDRSRELYDRALSVLAGGVNSSVRATRPYPFVIERGDGAHVIDADGNRYLDYVMGYGPLLYGHDAPDAVQSAVQRHTSQGPMYGGPTEIEVEHAEFVARHVPSVEMLRFVNSGTEATVSAVRLARAYTGRDKIVIMQGGYHGAQESTLVEAGDDPYHTHPSSPGIPDSFAEHTIAVPFNDEAAVEAVFEEHGDDIAAVMTEPILANYGIVQPVDGYHETLRDLCDANGSLLIFDEVITGFRVGGLQCAQGKFGITPDLTTFGKIIGGGFPVGAVGGKAEIVEHYTPAGDVFQSGTFSGHPVTMAAGHEYLTYAAENDVYDHVNRLGDRLRSGIQDICEDQAPEYTVVGTDSMFKTVFTREAPETFEGHCEGGCRQRESCPRFDLCPKTGADTASAATERWERVFWQEMKERGIWLTANQFESQFVSYAHTDADVEETLEAYKEAL
- a CDS encoding MazG-like family protein — its product is MDAQHRVADFFDRHGFEGRPAYQALDLASEVGEIAGDAAKSTTYGEHPEELAVKTDELGDALFSLLSLCNSLDVDADEALTAAIEKYETRIAERGDPGSGE
- a CDS encoding cupin domain-containing protein; translated protein: MGYHVVNPDDLDEVPDRPCELRRIAEVAGFEKLAANWFRAEPGEELPLAYHYHEEQEELFYVVEGTLHVETPEETFEVPEGSLFAVTPGSPQLAHNPEDADGPVTTLALGAPAVSGDAHAYDPEE
- a CDS encoding DUF5828 family protein, producing the protein MEESISGFKTRGGWGDAVEHGERITRALHDNGVREAYREPFEAWDEWRPKAHERLGEDVDAKTAEQASVAEGKGEKEGKSPEDDLQTAGEKLSESYERVENGDSDGALDSWKDSIDHVARAADSAGRKAVRKFEHTVYRKVMTQMAPYYFDNELVSANIQKSTRGEQGPEFVFEVNVNDDELKEAVSRRLADYEDEVDRWHVDTPKDVEVAETVEGAEPPVETVEDGTEGRSDPTTN